In Flavobacteriales bacterium, one genomic interval encodes:
- the tsaB gene encoding tRNA (adenosine(37)-N6)-threonylcarbamoyltransferase complex dimerization subunit type 1 TsaB — MALILAIETATKLCSVAVARAGKLLAIRESDPTTNAHAEKLNVFIEEVIREAGCALQELDAVAVGIGPGSYTGLRIGLSAAKGMCYALDIPVIGLSTLSTLAQGALEHASERNAELWPMVDARRMEVFSQPYSAELEPQQPAAPLILDQDWAQQPAARMVFGDGADKAAELWNGNENITFLRGMTPSAKYMFTAAEKRYTAEAFDDLAYLVPDYGKAANVGMAKKA, encoded by the coding sequence GTGGCATTGATCCTTGCAATAGAAACGGCAACCAAATTGTGCAGCGTAGCTGTTGCGCGTGCTGGCAAGTTGCTGGCCATCCGCGAGAGCGACCCAACGACCAATGCACATGCCGAAAAGTTGAACGTCTTCATCGAAGAGGTCATACGTGAGGCTGGTTGCGCGTTGCAGGAATTGGATGCGGTTGCCGTTGGTATTGGTCCGGGTTCGTACACTGGTCTGCGCATTGGTCTGTCTGCTGCAAAAGGCATGTGTTACGCCTTGGATATTCCTGTGATCGGTCTCAGTACGTTGAGCACCTTGGCCCAGGGTGCATTGGAGCATGCATCGGAGCGCAATGCAGAATTATGGCCCATGGTGGATGCACGAAGAATGGAAGTTTTCTCACAACCGTATTCAGCGGAACTGGAGCCACAGCAACCCGCCGCCCCGCTGATCCTTGATCAGGATTGGGCACAACAACCAGCAGCGCGCATGGTCTTCGGCGATGGTGCGGACAAAGCTGCCGAGCTTTGGAACGGCAACGAGAATATCACCTTTTTACGGGGAATGACGCCAAGTGCCAAGTACATGTTCACAGCAGCGGAAAAGCGATACACTGCAGAAGCATTCGATGACCTCGCTTACCTGGTGCCGGATTATGGTAAGGCTGCCAATGTGGGTATGGCAAAGAAGGCGTAA
- a CDS encoding SprB repeat-containing protein, which yields MHLAPRTSHLAPRSLAFAFRLDRTVHALLLPIMVLACLYSSGNLHAQAQLTLTLTPSDYNGYNIRCFGGKSGSIDLTVTGGTAPYTFHWTSRDTIEDLLSIPAGYYQVTVLDANLLTADASITLTEPEALKVLAVPYRYPEGTNISCNQCYNGSIEVTVTEGVPSYTYAWGDGVTTQNRSGLGAQNYNVKVTDANGCIQKSEPIFLKQPDSDDWKMGGNIDTDPNSQYIGTLDSTDLSFRTNERERLRIGADGTLRSKSLSFDSGYSLLMADSTGAIMKIGSNDYLTYIQEPKPGCPIGASWPWLMCGNHVRPGHVLGSTNDAPLHFMTNNVNRMVITADGKVGIGTGPPNGPIVDYTLFVENGIVCRDVLVKLGAWPDYVFESEYDLMPLAELREFLFKEKHLPGIPSAAEVAAKGGLEVGKMQTDLLRVVEEQAIYILQLEERLGLMEKRLGDVEQLVKP from the coding sequence TTGCACCTCGCACCTCGCACCTCGCACCTCGCACCTCGCAGCTTAGCATTCGCATTTCGGCTTGACCGAACCGTGCATGCGCTGCTGCTCCCGATCATGGTACTTGCCTGCCTGTATTCTTCCGGCAACCTGCACGCCCAAGCACAATTGACCCTTACGCTTACGCCAAGCGACTACAATGGATACAACATTCGATGTTTCGGGGGAAAGAGCGGTTCCATTGATCTAACTGTAACTGGAGGTACCGCACCATATACATTTCATTGGACTTCCAGGGATACGATAGAGGATCTGCTGTCAATTCCCGCAGGATACTATCAGGTAACAGTGCTCGATGCCAACTTGCTTACCGCAGATGCTTCGATCACATTGACCGAACCTGAGGCGCTGAAAGTACTAGCGGTACCATACCGGTATCCAGAGGGCACCAATATCAGTTGCAACCAGTGTTACAACGGCAGCATTGAGGTAACAGTTACAGAAGGGGTGCCATCCTACACGTATGCTTGGGGTGACGGTGTAACCACGCAGAACCGCTCGGGACTAGGGGCACAAAATTACAATGTAAAAGTTACCGATGCAAATGGATGCATACAGAAGTCGGAACCTATATTTCTGAAACAGCCTGATAGTGACGACTGGAAAATGGGAGGCAATATTGATACCGATCCTAATAGCCAATATATTGGAACACTAGATAGCACGGATCTCTCTTTCAGGACCAACGAGCGTGAACGCTTGCGTATAGGGGCTGACGGTACACTGCGGTCGAAATCGCTAAGTTTTGATTCCGGGTATAGCTTGCTCATGGCGGACTCGACCGGTGCAATTATGAAGATAGGCAGTAACGACTATCTAACATACATTCAGGAACCTAAGCCAGGCTGCCCAATTGGTGCCAGTTGGCCATGGTTGATGTGTGGAAACCATGTTAGACCGGGACATGTACTCGGCTCAACCAATGATGCCCCACTCCACTTTATGACCAACAATGTGAACCGCATGGTAATTACTGCTGATGGTAAAGTGGGAATTGGAACCGGCCCACCAAACGGCCCTATAGTAGACTATACGCTCTTTGTAGAAAATGGCATTGTTTGCCGCGATGTGCTCGTGAAACTAGGTGCATGGCCGGATTATGTATTCGAATCAGAATACGACCTGATGCCACTTGCCGAACTACGTGAATTCCTATTCAAAGAAAAACACCTGCCCGGAATACCGAGCGCTGCAGAGGTTGCTGCAAAAGGTGGTCTGGAAGTGGGTAAAATGCAGACGGATCTGTTGCGGGTGGTTGAGGAACAAGCCATCTATATATTGCAGTTGGAGGAACGGTTGGGCTTGATGGAGAAGCGGTTGGGGGATGTTGAACAACTTGTAAAGCCCTAA
- a CDS encoding homocysteine S-methyltransferase family protein translates to MKNIEELAQERILILDGAMGTMIQRLGLTEQDFHPPGMEKHEILLQGNNELLSLSKPDAIRKIHEEYLEAGADIVETNTFSATTIAQAEHKCEHLVRELNIRSAQLAREACAKYSALDPNRPRFVAGAIGPMNKTASLSPDVNDPGFRAVTFDQLVTAYSEQVDALLEGGVDLLLVETIFDTLNAKAAFYAIEEVFEKRNHRIPIMCSVTITDASGRTLSGQTIDAFMISMAHVKLFSMGLNCALGAAQMRPYLEAIAEQANCRVSVYPNAGLPDQMGEYRESPEVTAKLVGEFMSEGWLNIIGGCCGTTPPHIAALAEEAKKHKPRQTPAFA, encoded by the coding sequence ATGAAGAACATCGAAGAACTTGCTCAAGAACGCATCCTTATTCTGGATGGCGCCATGGGCACCATGATACAGCGACTGGGACTTACCGAACAGGATTTCCATCCGCCGGGTATGGAAAAGCACGAGATCCTCTTGCAAGGCAACAACGAACTGCTCTCGCTTTCAAAACCGGATGCCATCCGCAAGATCCACGAAGAATACTTGGAGGCCGGTGCCGACATCGTGGAGACCAATACGTTCAGCGCTACCACCATTGCACAAGCAGAGCACAAGTGCGAACATCTGGTTCGCGAGTTGAACATCCGATCGGCGCAACTGGCCAGAGAAGCGTGTGCGAAATATTCTGCGTTGGATCCAAATAGACCGCGTTTCGTAGCAGGTGCCATCGGTCCAATGAACAAGACCGCATCCTTGAGCCCGGATGTGAATGATCCTGGTTTCAGAGCTGTAACGTTCGATCAATTGGTAACAGCGTACAGCGAGCAAGTGGATGCGTTGTTGGAAGGCGGCGTTGATCTATTGTTGGTGGAGACCATCTTCGACACACTCAATGCAAAAGCTGCATTCTATGCGATAGAGGAGGTCTTCGAAAAGCGCAACCATCGCATTCCCATCATGTGCAGCGTAACCATCACCGATGCGAGCGGCAGAACATTGAGCGGCCAAACGATCGATGCGTTCATGATCAGCATGGCACATGTGAAGCTTTTCAGCATGGGATTGAATTGCGCGTTGGGTGCGGCCCAGATGCGACCCTATTTGGAAGCGATCGCTGAGCAGGCCAACTGCCGCGTAAGTGTTTATCCGAATGCCGGCCTGCCCGATCAAATGGGTGAGTACCGCGAAAGCCCGGAAGTTACAGCGAAGCTTGTTGGGGAGTTCATGTCAGAAGGCTGGTTGAACATAATTGGTGGCTGCTGCGGCACCACGCCACCGCACATTGCGGCACTAGCGGAAGAAGCCAAAAAGCACAAACCAAGGCAGACTCCAGCATTCGCATAA
- a CDS encoding T9SS type A sorting domain-containing protein — MYLTNEDHYFTYDNGSITSYYSSSPNHEQYHVDVEDFVERPGHADEIWMANHGSINRSTDGGVNWDFQGKGLGVADCFGTSNSYSEPGRIAIGLYHDGSILSDGNFGPNWQPNWWQLGGFDGQHPMIDPVQGSNIYWHSQANYWFKRSIDYGVSEIGVSGIPTAWDTHNVMDPKQPNIFYVLSHSKIKRTIDNGNSFETVFDLPSFFGIPVGLFRLHIAPTNPEYLYVNAQLYFPAPSHSGQRILRTTIARAGASSVLNSWEVMPLPLIPDPDPDNAGQLIEKNYNLWIGDVVVDNHDPNVVYYGFSSSLGYTPSASGTEMLYRMDYNLAPGTPGYQTDLTGTGSTSLPSAGGGQICLERGSNGGIYFGTDVGVFYTNVDYQNDGTGWVLFGPDLPHISIRDLDINYVANKIRASLPGRGVWEHDLYCPGLIDAAESGTYTGDLFLEVQNVVTSIAIVPDNHNISYRAGNEIHLQPGFSAVGGSHFHAFIHPCSESGNSFKNNLILTNNPERTNSRSNLPTDKTIWIYPNPTSNGQVNIELLDDNNTIVTVHIFNILGEQLAIRTVSHSSNNWMVQMPDIPGSYFVRVINSSGHVFNCNVQVQ, encoded by the coding sequence GTGTATTTAACCAATGAAGACCATTATTTCACGTACGACAATGGAAGCATTACGAGTTACTACTCTAGTAGCCCAAACCACGAGCAATACCATGTCGATGTTGAGGATTTTGTAGAAAGACCCGGACATGCCGACGAGATTTGGATGGCCAACCATGGCAGTATCAATAGATCAACGGATGGAGGCGTGAATTGGGATTTTCAAGGAAAAGGCCTTGGTGTCGCAGATTGTTTCGGCACATCAAATTCCTATTCTGAGCCAGGACGTATCGCAATAGGATTATACCATGATGGCAGCATTCTTTCGGACGGTAACTTTGGGCCAAATTGGCAGCCGAATTGGTGGCAATTAGGCGGATTTGACGGGCAGCACCCTATGATTGACCCTGTTCAGGGTAGCAATATTTATTGGCACAGCCAAGCAAATTATTGGTTCAAACGCAGTATTGATTATGGTGTATCTGAAATTGGAGTCAGTGGAATTCCAACCGCATGGGATACACACAATGTAATGGACCCAAAACAACCAAATATCTTCTATGTACTTTCTCATAGTAAAATCAAAAGAACAATTGATAACGGCAACTCGTTTGAAACCGTGTTTGATTTACCTTCATTTTTTGGCATTCCTGTTGGTCTTTTTCGACTTCATATTGCACCCACTAATCCAGAATATCTTTATGTGAACGCTCAACTCTATTTTCCGGCACCTTCGCACTCCGGACAGCGTATCTTGCGAACTACTATAGCACGTGCTGGTGCATCTTCAGTTTTGAATAGCTGGGAAGTTATGCCTCTACCTTTAATCCCAGACCCTGACCCTGATAACGCAGGTCAGTTGATTGAAAAAAACTATAATCTTTGGATCGGGGATGTTGTAGTTGACAACCATGACCCCAATGTAGTGTATTATGGATTTAGTTCTTCGCTCGGATATACACCATCAGCCAGTGGTACCGAGATGCTCTATCGAATGGATTATAACCTAGCACCTGGCACTCCCGGATATCAGACTGATCTTACAGGAACCGGATCAACGAGCCTTCCAAGCGCTGGAGGAGGACAAATTTGTTTGGAGCGTGGAAGTAATGGCGGCATCTACTTTGGCACCGACGTGGGTGTTTTTTACACGAATGTTGACTACCAAAATGATGGGACTGGGTGGGTGTTGTTCGGTCCGGATTTGCCACATATCTCGATACGTGACCTAGACATTAACTATGTTGCCAATAAAATTCGTGCTTCCCTCCCTGGTAGAGGGGTATGGGAGCACGACCTATATTGTCCTGGATTGATAGACGCTGCTGAATCGGGAACTTATACAGGTGATTTGTTTTTGGAGGTGCAGAACGTCGTAACTTCTATTGCCATTGTGCCAGACAATCATAATATCTCATACCGCGCAGGAAATGAGATACATCTTCAACCGGGTTTTAGTGCAGTGGGCGGTTCGCACTTCCATGCGTTTATTCATCCTTGTAGCGAATCTGGCAACAGTTTTAAGAACAACTTAATACTAACTAATAATCCGGAGCGCACAAATTCGAGGTCTAACCTACCAACCGATAAGACCATATGGATTTATCCTAACCCAACAAGCAATGGTCAAGTCAATATTGAACTTTTAGATGACAATAATACGATTGTGACCGTGCACATTTTCAATATTCTGGGTGAACAATTGGCAATCAGAACTGTGAGCCACTCTTCCAATAACTGGATGGTTCAGATGCCAGACATACCAGGCAGCTATTTTGTTCGCGTCATTAATAGCTCTGGTCATGTATTCAATTGCAACGTCCAAGTGCAATGA
- a CDS encoding TolC family protein, whose translation MRSLSTFLLFLVCTSMHAQQAWTLQECVQRAEERNLAILNARLDMDIAGKNQTRAKWNLLPDLNGGATHGYNYGRVIDRFTNTFATDEVRTNNFYLSSNVDLFQGFSKQNSIKQAGIDVEAATKGMEASMNDVRLTVVQAFLDVLGLRERISAAETQVENTKLQISRTDALVEGGRVARAELLTLQSQLAQEEYTATDLHSQHDQRLFALGRGMQLEPAELRTFDIVAPTLNDADIVAPALSTDQILDNVIRTNPAYAQAELQVKSAEKSVAIAKAGIIPSLSFNGSLGSGFSGRNVQQVGDVVVNDPVPIGATASGETVFAPDYSINTALVPFGKQLDQNFNQSIGFQLNIPIFNNMRNKYQIDQAKVQHEKARNYTLQVRNDLQGNVLDALVMQRSAYKQYLAANKAVEAGTLALQYAQDRFDQGVITSIELSTSKTTLNRSTADLIRAKYQYLMATKYLDILQGVPVTL comes from the coding sequence ATGCGATCACTATCAACCTTTCTACTTTTCTTGGTTTGTACCAGCATGCACGCCCAGCAGGCATGGACGCTTCAAGAATGCGTGCAACGCGCAGAGGAGCGCAACTTGGCGATCCTTAACGCCCGGCTGGACATGGATATCGCCGGCAAGAATCAAACACGTGCAAAATGGAACCTGCTACCGGACCTCAATGGAGGTGCTACGCATGGATACAATTACGGCCGGGTTATCGATCGCTTCACCAACACGTTCGCTACCGACGAAGTCCGTACGAACAATTTCTACCTCAGCAGCAATGTGGACCTTTTCCAAGGGTTCAGTAAACAGAACTCCATCAAGCAGGCGGGCATCGATGTAGAGGCTGCCACCAAGGGCATGGAAGCGTCCATGAATGATGTGCGCTTGACCGTTGTGCAAGCGTTCTTGGATGTACTTGGGTTGCGCGAACGGATCAGTGCCGCTGAAACACAAGTGGAAAACACCAAATTGCAGATCAGTCGAACGGATGCTTTGGTTGAAGGGGGGCGTGTAGCACGCGCGGAACTATTGACCTTACAGTCTCAACTGGCTCAGGAGGAATACACCGCGACTGATCTGCACAGCCAACATGATCAACGTCTATTTGCATTGGGTCGCGGTATGCAATTGGAGCCTGCGGAATTACGCACTTTTGATATTGTTGCACCAACACTGAACGATGCGGACATTGTAGCACCCGCGCTCAGTACGGATCAGATCCTGGACAATGTGATCAGGACGAACCCCGCTTACGCACAAGCAGAACTACAGGTGAAAAGTGCTGAGAAGTCGGTGGCCATTGCAAAGGCCGGGATTATTCCATCACTCTCTTTCAATGGTTCGCTCGGTTCAGGATTCAGTGGAAGGAATGTTCAGCAAGTGGGTGATGTTGTGGTGAACGACCCTGTTCCGATCGGCGCAACGGCAAGTGGCGAAACGGTCTTTGCGCCGGATTATTCGATCAATACGGCGCTCGTTCCGTTCGGAAAGCAGCTCGATCAGAATTTCAACCAGTCGATCGGTTTCCAGTTGAACATTCCGATCTTCAATAATATGCGGAACAAGTATCAGATCGATCAGGCCAAGGTGCAACATGAGAAAGCGCGTAACTACACCCTGCAAGTTCGGAACGACCTGCAAGGCAATGTGTTGGATGCCTTGGTGATGCAGCGCTCGGCGTACAAGCAATACCTAGCGGCCAACAAAGCCGTGGAAGCAGGCACGTTGGCGTTGCAATACGCGCAGGACCGTTTCGACCAAGGCGTGATCACCTCCATTGAACTAAGTACTTCCAAGACCACGTTGAACCGTTCTACCGCCGATCTGATCCGCGCGAAATACCAATACCTGATGGCCACGAAATACCTGGACATCCTGCAAGGCGTACCCGTTACTTTGTGA
- the metH gene encoding methionine synthase, producing the protein MSIPTYSGLEPLRIFKESNFVNIGERTNVTGSAAFRKLIKAGDYDKAVEVARQQVENGAQVIDVNMDEGLIDGVQAMTKLLNLIAAEPDIARVPVMVDSSKFSVIEAGLKCLQGKGIANSISLKEGEEEFLRQAKIVRRLGAAVVVMCFDEQGQADNFERRIQIAQRVYDLLTKTAGFPPHDIIIDPNILTVATGMSEHDRYAIEYIEAVKWIKKNLPGVLVSGGVSNVSFSFRGNEPVREAIHTAFLYHAIQAGMDMGIVNAGQIGVYDDIPKDLLEHVEDVLLARRPDATERMVTFAERFTAAPTAEVIAQQAAWREGDVTERLKHALVHGITEYIEIDTEEARLALEDPVKVIEGPLMAGMNVVGDLFGAGKMFLPQVVKSARVMKRAVAYLEPFLQAKKDKDALAPKPEGIILGTRKEGARKVLLATVKGDVHDIGKNIVGVILACNGWQVIDLGVMVQSATILKAAKEMQVDIIGLSGLITPSLDEMVHVAKEMEREKFTIPLLIGGATTSRVHTAVRIEPHYSQPVVHVIDASRSVPAVSKLFSENERDIYLKDIKAEYAQVRTHYENSQRAKEYIPIAEAREKKFAIDWTAEPPVLAKSTGVFQFKNFPIEQLVPYIDWTPFFMAWELAGKFPKILEDEVVGEHATKLYADARAMLDRIIKEKWLQANGVAAIWYANSVNDDDVELYADASRQKVVGRFQTMRQQSKKAPGVPYIALADFVAPKDVAPDMMGGFAVTTGHGVDEHVKRFEENHDDYNAILLKALADRLAEAFAEKLHETVRKEIWGYAQKEQLSNDELIKEKYAGIRPAPGYPACPDHTEKPELFRLLDAERHTGIKLTEGLAMWPTAAVSGFYFAHPQSKYFGVGKVSADQIADMAARKGKDKEWMERWLGSNLAYG; encoded by the coding sequence ATGTCCATCCCAACCTACTCCGGCTTAGAGCCGCTCCGCATTTTCAAGGAAAGCAACTTCGTCAACATCGGCGAGCGCACGAACGTTACCGGTAGTGCCGCTTTCCGCAAACTGATCAAAGCTGGCGACTACGACAAAGCCGTCGAAGTGGCACGTCAGCAAGTTGAGAACGGAGCGCAAGTGATCGACGTGAACATGGATGAGGGCCTGATCGATGGCGTGCAGGCCATGACAAAATTGCTCAACTTGATCGCTGCCGAACCGGACATTGCACGTGTTCCGGTGATGGTGGACAGCAGCAAGTTCAGCGTGATCGAAGCCGGATTGAAATGCCTGCAGGGCAAGGGCATCGCGAACAGTATCAGTCTGAAGGAAGGGGAGGAGGAGTTCCTACGTCAAGCCAAGATCGTTCGTCGGCTGGGTGCGGCCGTTGTTGTAATGTGTTTTGATGAACAAGGTCAGGCGGATAATTTCGAACGCAGGATCCAGATCGCGCAACGCGTGTATGATCTGCTCACGAAAACCGCTGGCTTCCCACCGCACGACATCATCATCGATCCGAACATTCTAACAGTAGCGACGGGTATGAGCGAACACGATCGCTATGCCATCGAATACATCGAAGCGGTGAAATGGATCAAGAAGAATCTGCCCGGTGTATTGGTGAGCGGTGGTGTGAGTAACGTGAGTTTCAGTTTCCGAGGGAATGAACCTGTTCGCGAAGCGATACACACGGCATTTCTGTACCACGCCATTCAGGCAGGAATGGACATGGGCATTGTGAACGCGGGCCAGATCGGTGTATATGATGACATTCCGAAAGACCTGTTGGAACATGTGGAGGATGTATTGCTAGCGCGCAGGCCCGATGCCACGGAGCGCATGGTGACCTTTGCGGAGCGTTTCACCGCAGCGCCCACTGCAGAAGTGATCGCACAGCAGGCCGCTTGGCGAGAGGGTGATGTAACGGAACGCTTGAAACATGCATTGGTACATGGTATTACGGAGTACATTGAGATCGATACGGAAGAAGCGCGACTTGCATTGGAAGATCCAGTAAAAGTGATCGAAGGTCCGTTGATGGCCGGAATGAACGTGGTAGGTGATCTCTTCGGAGCCGGAAAAATGTTCCTTCCACAAGTGGTGAAAAGTGCGCGTGTAATGAAGCGTGCCGTCGCTTATTTGGAACCCTTCCTTCAGGCCAAGAAAGATAAGGATGCACTTGCTCCAAAACCAGAAGGCATTATACTGGGAACACGCAAGGAAGGTGCAAGAAAGGTTCTGCTTGCGACAGTGAAGGGCGACGTACATGACATTGGCAAGAACATCGTGGGGGTGATCCTCGCATGCAACGGTTGGCAGGTCATCGACCTCGGTGTGATGGTGCAGAGTGCCACGATCCTGAAAGCCGCGAAGGAGATGCAAGTGGACATCATCGGGTTGAGTGGATTGATCACACCATCATTGGATGAAATGGTGCATGTGGCCAAAGAGATGGAGCGTGAAAAATTCACCATCCCACTCTTGATCGGCGGTGCAACAACAAGCCGCGTGCATACTGCTGTGCGTATTGAACCGCACTACAGCCAACCCGTAGTGCATGTCATCGATGCGAGCAGATCCGTCCCTGCCGTGAGTAAACTGTTCAGCGAGAATGAGCGGGATATTTACCTGAAGGATATTAAAGCAGAGTACGCCCAGGTGCGCACCCATTACGAGAACAGCCAACGCGCTAAGGAATATATACCGATCGCAGAAGCGCGTGAAAAGAAATTCGCGATCGACTGGACCGCTGAACCACCGGTGTTGGCCAAGAGCACCGGGGTATTCCAATTCAAGAATTTCCCGATCGAACAGTTGGTACCCTATATCGATTGGACACCATTCTTCATGGCTTGGGAGCTTGCGGGTAAGTTCCCGAAGATCCTGGAAGATGAAGTTGTTGGGGAGCACGCCACGAAACTGTATGCTGATGCGCGTGCCATGTTGGATCGCATTATTAAGGAGAAGTGGTTGCAAGCCAATGGAGTTGCCGCGATCTGGTACGCTAATTCCGTAAATGACGACGATGTGGAGCTCTACGCTGATGCATCACGCCAAAAGGTCGTCGGTCGTTTCCAGACCATGCGTCAACAAAGCAAAAAAGCACCGGGTGTGCCGTACATCGCTTTGGCTGACTTCGTTGCTCCGAAAGATGTGGCTCCGGATATGATGGGTGGCTTTGCGGTTACCACGGGCCATGGCGTTGATGAACACGTAAAACGATTTGAGGAGAACCATGATGATTACAATGCGATCCTTCTGAAAGCATTGGCCGATCGTTTAGCGGAAGCGTTCGCTGAGAAGCTCCATGAAACCGTGCGCAAAGAGATCTGGGGATACGCACAGAAAGAGCAGCTCAGTAATGATGAGCTGATCAAGGAAAAGTATGCTGGGATCCGGCCGGCACCGGGCTATCCAGCTTGTCCGGACCATACTGAAAAGCCCGAACTGTTCCGGTTGTTGGATGCAGAGAGACATACGGGCATAAAGCTCACCGAGGGCTTGGCCATGTGGCCTACGGCAGCAGTAAGTGGATTCTATTTCGCACATCCACAGAGCAAGTATTTCGGCGTGGGCAAAGTGTCTGCGGATCAAATAGCGGATATGGCCGCCAGAAAAGGAAAGGATAAGGAATGGATGGAGCGGTGGCTGGGTAGCAATCTGGCATACGGATAG
- a CDS encoding OmpA family protein yields the protein MRTLRLTLFLALTLLITTVNAQVRPFTQENGDCTGAIYIPDSFYVNDQAVRGFGNVLEIKENPFEDKQWFEREHHTTWYKFRVPVACNLTFDIIPKDIRDDIDFLVFEGAIPGICDKVINKQVVPLRSNISRNDTTIRSMCGLSKSATENYVRSGLGSSYSNSMKTEAGQLFYLVVDQSERPRAGYTIRFHYDPPPPPPEPEVDEKKKQALEIHVISAVNREPLMAKITIDGLKFDEVVEAKGRSSYSFELDFYRSLKIGCARKGYMFSTVRVKGNNEPINRVEIKLVPIAPGEQVILDDINFVGNESKVVRSAEASLVLLARFMQENPTVKIEIQGHVNGPTFKNKKEFIELSTSRAQAIFNYLLVNDIEPDRMTYLGYGNSAMIYPEPTNKEQSEANRRVEVKITGM from the coding sequence GTGAGAACATTACGCCTAACCCTCTTCTTGGCACTAACGCTTCTGATAACAACGGTAAATGCTCAAGTGCGACCGTTCACACAGGAGAATGGTGATTGCACGGGTGCGATCTACATTCCGGACTCATTCTACGTGAATGATCAGGCGGTCCGTGGTTTTGGCAATGTACTGGAGATCAAGGAGAATCCATTCGAGGATAAGCAATGGTTCGAGCGGGAACACCATACGACTTGGTACAAATTCAGAGTGCCGGTGGCATGTAACCTCACCTTCGATATCATACCTAAGGACATCCGCGATGATATCGATTTTCTGGTATTCGAAGGAGCCATTCCCGGTATCTGCGATAAGGTCATCAATAAACAAGTGGTACCCCTGCGATCCAACATTTCCCGTAACGATACCACTATCAGGTCCATGTGCGGGTTGAGTAAGAGCGCAACAGAAAATTACGTACGTAGCGGCCTTGGCTCCAGCTACAGCAATTCCATGAAGACCGAGGCCGGTCAGCTATTCTATTTAGTGGTGGACCAAAGTGAGCGTCCCAGAGCTGGCTATACGATCCGGTTCCACTATGACCCACCACCACCACCTCCGGAACCAGAAGTAGATGAAAAGAAAAAGCAGGCATTGGAGATCCATGTCATAAGCGCGGTCAATCGCGAGCCGCTCATGGCGAAGATCACGATCGATGGTCTTAAGTTCGATGAAGTGGTAGAGGCCAAAGGGCGATCCAGCTACAGCTTTGAACTGGATTTCTACCGCAGTCTGAAGATCGGTTGCGCGCGTAAAGGGTATATGTTCAGTACCGTTAGGGTGAAAGGCAACAATGAGCCGATCAATCGGGTAGAGATCAAGCTGGTTCCCATCGCTCCTGGTGAGCAAGTGATCCTGGACGATATCAATTTCGTTGGTAATGAATCCAAGGTGGTACGAAGTGCAGAAGCCTCGCTTGTCCTTTTAGCGCGTTTCATGCAAGAGAATCCCACTGTGAAGATAGAGATCCAAGGCCATGTTAACGGGCCAACATTCAAGAATAAGAAGGAATTCATTGAGCTCAGTACCTCGCGTGCTCAAGCCATATTCAACTATCTCTTAGTGAATGATATAGAACCCGATCGCATGACATACTTGGGTTATGGGAACTCCGCAATGATCTATCCGGAGCCGACCAACAAGGAACAAAGCGAGGCCAATCGGCGTGTTGAAGTGAAGATCACGGGGATGTGA